The following proteins come from a genomic window of Anaerobutyricum hallii:
- a CDS encoding YlmC/YmxH family sporulation protein, producing the protein MRFWELGNKDVINCKNGHRLGCVGDLEIDVCRFCVTDIYVPTGGKYCGCIGKKSEYRIPVGAVIRVGVDSILVDIDEKKCLVK; encoded by the coding sequence ATGCGTTTTTGGGAACTTGGAAATAAAGATGTGATTAACTGTAAAAATGGTCATCGCCTTGGTTGTGTGGGAGATTTAGAAATTGATGTATGCAGATTTTGTGTTACAGATATTTATGTGCCTACGGGTGGAAAATATTGCGGATGTATTGGAAAGAAATCGGAATATCGGATTCCGGTTGGAGCAGTAATCCGAGTGGGAGTTGATAGTATTCTTGTCGATATCGATGAAAAGAAATGTCTTGTAAAATAA
- the nrdR gene encoding transcriptional regulator NrdR translates to MKCPFCGLDNTRVIDSRPADDNSSIRRRRLCDECGKRFTTYERVEIMPLTVIKKDKTREPYDRSKIMSGILRACHKRPISVEQIEQMVNQIENELFNLEYKEIESKQIGEVVMEHLKTLEQVAYVRFASVYREFKDVGTFMNELKKMLDSGENIQK, encoded by the coding sequence ATGAAGTGCCCATTTTGTGGATTGGATAATACCCGTGTAATCGATTCAAGACCTGCAGATGATAATTCATCCATACGACGGCGAAGACTTTGCGATGAATGTGGAAAGCGATTTACTACATACGAACGAGTAGAGATTATGCCTCTCACAGTGATAAAGAAAGATAAAACAAGAGAACCTTACGATCGTTCTAAGATTATGTCCGGAATTTTACGTGCCTGCCATAAGAGGCCGATATCTGTAGAACAGATTGAACAGATGGTGAATCAGATTGAGAATGAACTGTTTAATTTAGAATATAAAGAGATTGAAAGTAAACAGATCGGAGAAGTTGTTATGGAGCATCTAAAGACTCTCGAACAGGTAGCATATGTACGTTTTGCTTCGGTATATCGTGAGTTTAAGGATGTAGGAACTTTTATGAATGAGTTAAAGAAGATGTTAGATAGTGGAGAGAACATCCAGAAGTAA